The Metasolibacillus fluoroglycofenilyticus region TCGCTTCGCTTTCGATACATTAAAACATTTGCTGGCATCTTCATTCGATGTCCAAAATTGTGTTTCATCTATTCAATGAAACTTTATTCATTCACGTCTTGCTTGTTCAGTTTTCAAGGTTCATTTTTGTTGCATTGTCGCGTCATCTCTTAGCGACTTAATCATAATATCACCTTTCATTCATGAAAGTCAACACCTTTTCATAACTTTTTTATAGAAAACTATTTTGCACAAAAAATCATTTTAAATAAAGGAGGTTAAGAAATGCGAAAAATATTGCTGTTACTAGCTTTAGCATTTTTGATTCTAGTATTTTATCAAAAACAAATTACCACTATTTTACCCACATTTAATGCAACGAATGAACCTACCGTTATTTCAAAAGGGCATTACGGGCAAACCTTAATGCTTGAGGTCACTTTTTCTCATGAAGGCTTTGACACATGGCTTGAAAATCTGAAGGCGCCTTACCCTTTATTGCTACTCGACAGTGCTTGGATTGAACGCTCGCCTGCAATGATTGAAATAATCAAGGACAAACGTATACCGACCGCGCTTCTCGGTCATAATAGTACAGATTATACAAACGAAAAAGTTTTAGAAGAAGAAATTACGGTTTATAAAAAGTCCTTAGGGAAAGAGCCACTGTGGTTTATGACGAAGGATTATGTATTTCCAGAAGATTTGAAGAAGCTTATATTTAACCGACGAATCAATATGCTCATACCAACTGCTCTTTGGCACAAAGATCTTCCTCTCGAGGATGGTTTAATTATGTCCGTCCCTATACATGCAAATTCAATAATTAACTTTGAACAACTCACTTTATTTATGCAACAAAGCCCTGTCGTTTCTATAGAGGAAAATGTATTTGGCTATCAGTTAAAAACAAAAAGATTCCCTCAATAAAGGATGTACATTCATCCCCATCTATCCTCAGCAAAGTTATAAGAAGCAAAAAGGGCATGTCTGAAAAGTCATTTGAGACACGCCCTTTTGCAACGGGTAACATTATTTTGTACCAACAGGCACAGTTGTTTCTGTGCCGAAAGCGAAACAGTAGGTACAAAAGCTTTTTAGCAACTATATAGTAGCGACAAAGGTTGTCCGAAAAGAAATATCTTTTGGGACAGCCTATTGTTTAATTTTGAGCAGCTTGCGTGCTTTACGGCGCTCCTCTAAATTTTTACGATCTTCCTCAGACTTAGCATTATACTTAGGTAGCATTAACAGTTGGTATGCATTAACTGCGACTAATGGGAATAATAATAATGCGACATATGTGTTGATATTATCCTGACGTCCCATTAATGCAATAATCCACTCTAATGATGTAATAACAATCATGAAAAAAACAGAAGGAATTAATATATGCTTTTTACCAGTCATTTTTACTTTCTGAACAGCTGTTGCAACTGCACCGAATACTAAAACTAATAGTAAACCAATGTAAAATAGCCAATCTTTAGCCGTTTCTGCTCCCGGTGCAAAACGGAAAATGATTAAATCGATTAAGACAACTAGAATTAATAGCATTTGTACCCAGTTCCATAGCGTTAACGTACGGAAAATATTGACACCTACTTGATGTAATGTTAAATAAGCGAAATAGCCAGCTTGCGCAATAACACTCATTGTGAAGCCCAATAAAACCATCCAAGCAAGGGCAGCAATGAACTCACCAAATTCTCCAGCCACTAAATATGGTTGGAAAAAATCCCAACGTATAAAAAGACTTGATATAGCTGTTACGCCGCCTCCAATTAATAGCGACATAAGGAAAAACTTAATCCAATTACGTATTGTCACGACATAATGTCCCCCAATTTATATTCTCCATTCTCATTTTAACAATGACGACATAAAAAAGCTAATACACACATAAGTCCAATACATATTATTCGTAAAAATGTGAACAATAAATGAAAGAGCATCGCAACTAATAATGCGCTCATTTACTTTTGATTGGCTATTCAAAGCTTAAACACGAAGGCATTTTTAAAATTTATTACATTTAAGACCCTAAATTAATTATGCCGTGGCGTAATTGCACTCAATTTTTCCAAGCTTGCAAAGAAATCCTTTTAAAATCTGTCACACCCGACAGAGATTAGATCCATACGATTCATCGTTACCGCAGAACACGGTGGTCTTAAAGTGAGTTTCTTTAAACAAGCCTAACGAAGGCATTTTTATCGACGCCTATAGAGGAGAAATACCTTCTATACCTGTCATCTTGCTATCGGTACAAAACCTGTACTCCTGCAGTTACTCGTCGCAGTAAACATTACTGAAAGTAAGTTAAATGAAATAAAAAAATTTGTTTTTCGCTCCGTAAAACGAGGTTTTTCTGCTGAACTAAGACGAAAGGAAGGATAAATGATGTATCGTATCGGAATTATTATTTTTTCTTTAATTTTACTCGCTGGATGTACTGAATCAAAATCGGCTACATTGTCATACGATGAAGTGAAAAAAATTATGGTTGACTCTATTCAAACTGAGGACGGGAAAAAGGCAATCCGCCAAATACTAGAGGATCCGAAGTTTCGCGAGCTACTAATACTCGACAGCGATGAAGTAAAGCAAGCTACAGAGCAAACTTTATTATCCCAAGAAGCTGAAGATTTTTGGAAAAAGACGTTTCAGGATCCAAAATTTAAAGAAGCAATTGCTAAAAGTATGCAGGAACAGCAAGAGGCTATTTTAAAAGGGCTAATAAAGGATGCCTCCTATCAGGAAGATTTACAGTCATTTTTTGGACAAGCAGAAATGCAAAAGCAGCTTGAGACTATTTTAAAAAGCGCCCCACTTCGGAAACAGATGGAACAGATTGTAATGGATACGATTGATAACCCTCTCCTGCAATCTAAATGGCAGCAATTAATTATGCAAAGTGGTGAAGCGAGCAGCTCTTCGGGAGGGTCCGATTCCGGTGAGTCTAAGGAGTCTAAGGATACTAAAGAGAAAGACCAAGATAAGAGCCAGGAGTAACATCTACCAAAGTACATCACGCTTCCCTTTTGTATAGAATAAATTAATATGGGCTGTCTGAAGTTATTCCCCTTTTCAGACAGCCCTCTACTTATTTTTTTAATTTATCGACCATTTGACGAGCAATTTCTAAATAAATTTGTCCTGTTGGATGATCCTCTGCATAAATAGAAGGAGCAAAATCTGCCTCCGTCCAATCAGGTTGTCCTAATGGAATTTGACCTAGTAATTGCGTGCGTAGCTCATCTGCTAATTTCGGACCTCCACCACGTCCAAAGACAAACTCTTTTTCACCTGTTTTCGATTCATACCACGCCATATTCTCAATAACACCCAAAATTTCATGATTTGTTTGCAGTGCCATTGCGCCTGCTCGTGCCGCGACAAACGCTGCTGTTGGATGTGGTGTCGTTACAACAATTTCTTTTGAAGACGGCAGCATCTGGTGAATGTCTAACGCCACGTCCCCTGTCCCTGGCGGTAAATCTAATAGTAGGTAATCTATATCTCCCCACTCTACATCGCGGAAAAATTGATCTAACACTTTCCCAAGCATTGGACCACGCCATACAATTGGTGCATTATTTTCAACGAAGAAGCCCATTGAAATCACTTTTACGCCCATACGTTCTACAGGATAAATACGGTTTTCTTTAACAACAGGCATTTCCCCAATACCCATCATGTCTGGCACACTAAAGCCATAAATATCAGCATCAATCAGCCCTACTTTTTTACCAAGACGCGCTAATGCTACAGCCATATTTACCGACACTGTCGATTTACCTACACCACCCTTACCAGAGGCAATAGAAATAAATTGTACAGTGGATAATGGCGATAAAATATCTTGAGCCTGCGCTTCCGTAGCTTGCCCGCGAAATACCTCTAAAGCTTCAGTTGACAGTTCTTCGAATCGAATACCTACAGATTGTGCCCCATTTTCCTTTAACACTTCAACAATTTTCATTTGTAGCGTCATTTGTTCAGGTGTATTTGTTTTCGCAATTGCGATTTTTACACTAACATGGCCTTTTTCTTCTTTAATGTTAACATTTACAATGCCATTCGTTTCCGCTAATGTTTTATGTAAAAAAGGATCTTGTAGTTGTCCCAACAGTTCTCTGACTTGTTGTTCGTTCATTTCGTAAAACACTCCCCTATTTTTATATCCACCTAGTAGTATAACACACCCCTCGCCGCAATATAGCTATTGGAGTTCCATGAAATAATAGTTCTCAATGCCACGAGCAATGGCCAGTGCCATTTTTTCTTGGTAGCCCGGGTCGGTCAATAATGCTCTCTCCTCATCATTGCTTAAAAAGCCCGTCTCCACTAATACTGCTGGCACTTGCGCCTTTTTCAATAAATAAATTTCCTTAATCGATAATGCCTCGCGATCTGTATTTTGTAGATGCTCCCGGATAGACTCTTGAATCGTTTTTGCTAAAAGCTCACTATTGGCATCGCCTTCCTTATGATAAAACACTTGTGCACCGCGCCATTTACTGTTCGGGATTGCATTAGCGTGAATGGTAATGAATAAATCGGGCTGTTGCTCTTGAACAATTGTTTCTCGCAAAAAGATATCTTGCTTTTTACGCTCACGCAATGTCGAGAATTGCTCGTTCGGTGCATGCTCAGCTAGTACATCCTCGTCTGTCGTACGAGTCATCACTACCTCGGCCCCTAATCGTTTCAATTGACGAGCGACTCTTTCAGTAATAGCTAGCGTAATATCCTTTTCAATAACATCACCTTTAGAAGCGCCACCATCAATACCTCCATGCCCTGCATCAAGCACTATTTTCACCCCACCTAATGGCTCCGGCAAAAAAAAGCGCTTATCGGAGGCACTTGTTTCATAAACGACAATCATCATACAGCTAAACATAATAACAATCAGCGCTAACCAACGCTTCATATGCACACCACCTTTGACTTACTATACGCAAAAATGGACGTGCATATGCGTTCTTTTAGTTTGTAGTACCAAAATCAATCCCTGAAAGTATATACGGAATAGCTGATTTTATAAATTCTTCTGGTGATACATTTTCATCGGCTCTTCTCCATTCTACCGACGCACCATAAATGCCCCAGCTCAAGATAACAGCTGTAATTTTTAATGCTTCAGTCTCTTTCTTTGTTTGTTGTCTTACTAACATTTTGTAGAAAATAATTTCAAGTTGCTCTCGAATGATACGCGCAATCGTATCCTCGTAACCTCGATGGCAACGATTCGATAATGATTTTTGGAAATTTGTTATCGCTTGAAAGATATTGACAAAAACCTCTTCATTTAATTCATTCCTCTTATAAAAGTCGTAATCTAAATTAACTAACAGCACTTCCGAGAGCACCTTCTCTAATAGGTCATATATATCCTCGAAATGATAATAAAAAGTAGCGCGATTAATCATTGCTTCCGCTGTTATATCTTTTATAGTAATGTCTTTAAATTCTTTTTTTCCTGAAAGCTCAATGAAAGAATCAATAATTAATTTGCGGGTGCGTAAAACTCGAGGGTCCGCCTTTGCTTGAGTCATTTTTATCACTCCTTTTTTAAACAATTTCTTTAATATGTTGTATAAACGACAAATTCATAGAACTATTGGTGTTGCTCATTTTAATTATGACCTACAATCCAATTGTAAGACAAATAATACATTTTGCTTATAAACTAGCACCATTTCATGAAGCAACTGTTCAAGCTATGTTTAATGAAGTTGTCGCCTGGTCTACTGCATTGAAAACGATTTATGAGGCTGTCCAAAAAGCCGTGCATAGCCGGGGCATTTTGGACAGTAGCAATGAGGTTTCACAAAATGTTGATTCATATAAACAGAAAGCGCCTCTTTTAAAAATGGGATGAACATTGGCTTTAGCAGTGTTAGCTTTCAGTAAAAGGGAAGCGATGAAAACATTTATTTCAATGCGGTGGCAAAACAAAATGTACTTTTCGGACAGCCCCAATTCTTATAGAGGAGGTAAAATGAATTGAAAAACAATATAGTGTGTGATTTAAAAACAGGTGTCTGCGGTGTAGCTGGTGAAGAGGAGATTGAGGTGATTGATTTTAATCAACCACAAAAATTGATTAATCTTTATTATGTAACCGACCCAATTTGCTCCCATTGCTGGGCAATTGAACCTGAGCTTCGTCGTTTTGTAGAGCAATATGGTCATTATTTTAACCTCCATACAGTTATGGGCGGCTTGCTAGAAAAATGGCATGATGGACCAATCGACCCTGCAAACGGAATTCACAAACCAGCGGATGTTGCTGGTCATTGGCGAGAAGTTGGCGAATTTTCGAGAATGCCTATTGACGGTAGTTTGATGCTTGATAATCCCGTTCAATCTTCGTACCCGCCTTCTCGTGTTTTCAAAATAATTCAAAAGCAGCACAGTGATGCGATGGCATTTACGTTTTTACGCCGCGCAAGAGAAGCGCTTTTTGCATTTAATCAAAACATTTCAGATTCATCTGTTTTAACAGAAATCATAAATAAACTTGGGCTTAATGGAGAGGCTATTGTCAATGAAGCTGAGCTACCGGTTGGTCAGCAATTATTGAATGAGGATTTTGCTCTTACTAGAAGCTTAGGTGCTCGAGGCTTTCCTACGGTTATTATGATGAATGAAGAAAATAAAGGCGTTCGAATTGTCGGCGGTCGCCCGCTTCACTATTACATCGATGGATTAAAGCAAGTTTTAAATTCGGAACAACTAAAACCGAAGCAGCGACCATCCTTTGCTAATTTGCTACAAAAAGAAAAGCTACTATTTTCTAAAGAAATTGAAGTGATGTACGATGTTGAACAATCAGATATTATTTCTTTTATTGAAAAGGAGCTTGCACCAGATCAATATAAAGTAAATGAAATTCTAGGTGAATTTTATTTTACAGCTACTAACTAAAGTAAGTGCTGTTTGAAACGGTAATTTTATGTTGTGATTACATTGAAAGGAATATCTCCATTTCTTCTCTTTCATGTAGGAGATAAATCGTTAAACCCTGTGTTTCTTTCGTTTTAAAATATGCTCTCTGTTTCAATGAGTTAAATTTCCTAAAAACACCAGCATCAGTGTCCAAAAAGTCGGCTATATACGGCTTTTTGGACACCCTCCAATTATCCTTTAAGTACCTCAACGATTTTTTTCCTCCATTTTAAAAACTCATCGCTCAAGTATAATTGCTCATCCCGCGGACGCTTAAAAGGAATTTTTATAGATGCTTTTACAGTTGCTGGGTTTGTTGATAAGATAATAATTTTGTCCGACAGGAAAAGGGCTTCTTCAATGTCATGTGTAATGAATAAAATGGATTTGTCATACGCTTCCCACATGTTAAGCAACCATTGCTGCATTTCTTTTTTCGTAAAAGAATCTAATGCAGAGAAAGGTTCATCTAAGCAGATAAGGGATTGCGGGCTTAGCAACGCTCGAATAAATGCCACACGCTGCTTCATTCCGCCTGATAATTGATGGGGATAAGCGTTCACCATCTCTCCCAAATTGGCCTTCTGCAATAATTCAACCGCCTGTGCTTCATCTGCTTTCCCCGCTAACTCACTGCCAAGCATTGCATTTTGCAATACTGTTCTCCAAGGAAAAAGCGACGGACTTTGAGGCATGTAGCTCATATTTCCACTTTCACTCGTAATATCACAATCATTTAACATAATTTGCCCTTGCTCAGGCTTTAAAACGCCTCCAATAAGATGAAACAAAGTACTTTTCCCACTACCAGAAGGTCCTAATATAGAAACAAACTCGCCATCCTGTGCAGTGAAAGAAATAGCGGAAAGTATCTTTTTTTCTCCGAAAGAATGATGTAGCTGCTTAATGTGCAGGCTCATTGTACTCCCTCATTTCGTTTCCAGCGCGTAAACCATTTCTCAAGTGCTAAAAATAGTCCGAAAAATGCCAAGCTCAAAATAATTGTTATAACGATTGCAACGAAAACACGTGGCGTTCTGTAGGAGGAGGCAGATAACGTCATAAATACGCCAATTCCTTTTTGTGCACCTAGCCATTCTGCTACAACGGCTGTCATCACACTATACGTTGCAGCAATTTTTATTCCTGAGAAGATGCTTGGGATTGCATCAGGTAATTGCAACCTTAAAAAAATTTGCTTTTTCGTCGCTCCCATCATTTGCATATAATGCATCAAATCACGCTCAGTTTGTCTAAATCCATCAAGCGTTGCAATGGCGATTGGGAAAAAGGCTGTCGTTGCGATAATTAAATATTTCGGGAAATCTCCTAGACCAAACCAAATCATTAAAAGTGGCGCTAGCACAATTGTTGGGATATTTTGAGAAATAACGAGAAACGGCATAACGATTTCCCGTGCAGTCGGCAAAATATGTAACATTGTTGCGACACTAATACCTAACACAATGGCTGACGAAAAACCGATGAATACAAGCTTTATCGTCGCCAGCATATGCGGGAAAATGGCGGGGAAAACAATGAACATTTCCTTTGCGATAACGGAAGGTGCAGGTAGTACCCATACTTCAATCTGCAACAGCTTCACTGCTATTTCCCAAAGAGTAATTGCGATTAGAAGAGCTAGCACCGGCTTCCACATATTTTCTATTCTCATAGCTGTTTCCTCACTTCATTGCATTCGCGATAAATTCATTTGTAAATGCTTGTTGAATATCTACTTCACCGATAATCTGATGCTTTACCATAAATTCCGCAAAGTTTTCCCATCGACTTGCCTCTTGAACACCCCAAGCCTCTGCACCTTCTTTATAGTGAGGAGATAGCCACTCCTGACTGCGTCTCACAAGCTCTGGCTGAAGGTCGGGCTCTGCAGCAATTAAAATATCCGCCGATTTCTGCGGGTTATCAATTGCAAACTCATAGCCTTTATATACAGCATTAATGAAGGCTTGCACTGTATCAGGATTATCTTCAATCATTTTATCGTTCGTAATAATAAGAGGTGAGTAAGTATCTAACTCTGGCGCAAAATCAGTCGTTTTAATAAAATGCATATCCGCATCACGAATCTCACCTTCAATACCTGTCCATGCATAAAAAATACTGACAAAATCAATGTCTCGCTCTAGCGCTACAAAATAATCTGTATTGCCGACTTGTACCGTCTCAATTTTCGAAGCATCTCCACCTTCTTTATTCATAACAGCCTGTAAAGAAGCTTTTTCTAATTCCGAGCCGTATGCACCGTATTTATGCCCTTCAAAGTCTTTTGGCGTTTTAATTCCCTTTGCCTTTGGCGTATAATAGCCTCCAGTGTTTTTCTGAATAATGGCAGCGATTGAAACAATAGGAAGATCTTCTGAACGCGCTTGCGTTACTTGATTTTGAAAGCTAATTCCGAATTGCCCCTTGCCAGACCCTACAATTTGCTCCGCACATACCTCGCCTGGCAGCATAATTTCAACGTCTAAGCCTACTTCTTCAAAAAATCCTTTTTCCTTTGCTACATAAATTCCTGTATGATTTGTATTTGGCGTCCAATCTAAGAACAGTTGGACCTTTTCATTCCCTTCCTTTGTCTGACAGCCCGTTAAAAGGAAGACTAGTGATAATAATGCTAAATATTTTAAGACTATTCGCATGGCAATATATCCTCCACCTATGACTTCACTTTCTCATCACGCTGTGATAACCATTTTTCAAATGTATAGGACATCTCCCAAAATGCTAGTTCATATTCCTTTGCGATAATAAATTGTTCCTTCACTTTCTCTTTTTCTTTTTCGTTCATATCCTCCACAAGTGAGTTTAATAAATCAATTTGAGCCTGTGTTGCCTCTTGGAACCAATCGCTCGCATATGTCGCAAGCCAATTGCGATAAATTTCAGTTTCTGGATTTGCGTGCTCATAAGCCTTGCCAATATCAGCATATAGCCAATAGCATGGCAACATAGCTGAAATAATATAGGCTAAATTTCCATACATTGTTGAGCGATATAAATGTGATGTATAGCCGTAAGCAGTTGGTGCTGGCTTGAAGCTTTCCATATCTTCCTCAGTAATATTTAATATTTTTGCATGTGCTTCATGCACCCCTAATTCAGCTTGTGCGGTATTGCGCGCTTTTTCTGCCAGAAAAGCGGTAATCGCGAAATCTTCTGCTTGTGCCGCTGCCAGCGCATGAATTTTTGCATAATGGTTCAAATAATAGATATCTTGCAAAATATAATTTTTGAAAATTTCAAAGGGTAAATCCCCCTTCACAATGCCTTGTACAAATGGGTGATTTAAGCTTTTCTCCCAGCTCTCCTTTGTTGCTAAACGTAATTCATCAGTAAATTTCATAAAAAAACCTCCTAATTTGTTCTTTTTCTAAAAGGAACACTAGTAGGAGGGTTTCGTTTTTGAATGAAGTAAGCAAATATATGCCAAAATACATCGTTATTAAACGAATTCATTTCCCATCTACTTCCCTCCGCTCGTACTAACGAGATCAGGTTCTAAGAGTAAGTCTCAGCCATTATTTGGCACCCCTAGTAGAAAAAGAATCATATTTTAATTTCAAATCCATCATAACGCATTAAAATTAAATGTCAAATATTCTTTAAAATAATCAATCCATTTAATTGAGAATAGTTATCACTTATTGTATAGTAGATAGTGACATACAAATAAGTGAGGAGAAGATATAATGCAAATTTACTGGACGAAAATAAATAAGATTATTGAAGAAACGCCTGAGGTTAAAACATACATGCTGGACCTTCCAGAGGGCTTTACATGGGAAGAAGGCTCGCACACCCATTTCGCACTAAAGGGATTTAATGCTGGAGAAAAGCCAAACCGCGCGCTCATCCGCCATATGTCAATCTCCACTTTACCGCACGAAAATTCAATCGGTATTACAACACGCATTAAAGAACAATGCTCTGAATTCAAATCGATTTTAAAAAATATTGAAATTGGCACTGAAGTAGCAATCTTTAAAACACATTCGAATGTACCGCTAAAAAGAGACAATAAAAATATTTATCTGCTATCATCTGGTGTCGGCTTAGCTACTTTTAGACCACTTGTACTTGATTATTTAGAGCGTGCAGACAATGTGAATCAAATTCATTCACTAAATATCGATTCCACAAAGGGTTTCTTATTCCCAAATATTTTTGAATCTGCACCTGCCAAGAAATTCATCGCACAGTTCGTCGATAATCGCAAAGACTATTATGAAGAAGTGAAAAATCTAGCCGCAGACAAAGAAGGATTATTCTACGTTGTTGGCAGCGATGAATTCCTTGCACAAAACATTGAAATACTACGTGAACAAGGCATCCAGCCTGAACAAATTATGCTCGACAAGCACGCACAACAACGTGCTGAGTTTTTATCATTGGATTTACCAGTTTAATATATCTTAGTGAGGAAGCGTCCAAAAAGTGTACTAAAGCACTACATTTTGGACGCTTCATTTGTGGAGTTGACCGAAAATCCATTTTTTGTCACCGTATTGAAATCAATGTTTTCATCGCTTCCCTTTTACTGAAGGAGTACACTGCTAAAGTCAATGTTCATCCCATTTTTAAAAGAGGCGTTTTCTGTTTATATGTATCAACATTTTATGAAATATCATCGCTAACTGTCCAAAATGCCGGCTATGCACGGCTTTAGGACAGCCCCTGTTTAACAAAGTAAATAAGTGGAGAAATAATTATTCATGCATTAGATTGATTTTAGCGAGTGGCGAGACGACACGCT contains the following coding sequences:
- a CDS encoding KinB-signaling pathway activation protein, producing MTIRNWIKFFLMSLLIGGGVTAISSLFIRWDFFQPYLVAGEFGEFIAALAWMVLLGFTMSVIAQAGYFAYLTLHQVGVNIFRTLTLWNWVQMLLILVVLIDLIIFRFAPGAETAKDWLFYIGLLLVLVFGAVATAVQKVKMTGKKHILIPSVFFMIVITSLEWIIALMGRQDNINTYVALLLFPLVAVNAYQLLMLPKYNAKSEEDRKNLEERRKARKLLKIKQ
- the gerD gene encoding spore germination lipoprotein GerD, whose product is MMYRIGIIIFSLILLAGCTESKSATLSYDEVKKIMVDSIQTEDGKKAIRQILEDPKFRELLILDSDEVKQATEQTLLSQEAEDFWKKTFQDPKFKEAIAKSMQEQQEAILKGLIKDASYQEDLQSFFGQAEMQKQLETILKSAPLRKQMEQIVMDTIDNPLLQSKWQQLIMQSGEASSSSGGSDSGESKESKDTKEKDQDKSQE
- a CDS encoding Mrp/NBP35 family ATP-binding protein, which translates into the protein MNEQQVRELLGQLQDPFLHKTLAETNGIVNVNIKEEKGHVSVKIAIAKTNTPEQMTLQMKIVEVLKENGAQSVGIRFEELSTEALEVFRGQATEAQAQDILSPLSTVQFISIASGKGGVGKSTVSVNMAVALARLGKKVGLIDADIYGFSVPDMMGIGEMPVVKENRIYPVERMGVKVISMGFFVENNAPIVWRGPMLGKVLDQFFRDVEWGDIDYLLLDLPPGTGDVALDIHQMLPSSKEIVVTTPHPTAAFVAARAGAMALQTNHEILGVIENMAWYESKTGEKEFVFGRGGGPKLADELRTQLLGQIPLGQPDWTEADFAPSIYAEDHPTGQIYLEIARQMVDKLKK
- a CDS encoding N-acetylmuramoyl-L-alanine amidase, which encodes MKRWLALIVIMFSCMMIVVYETSASDKRFFLPEPLGGVKIVLDAGHGGIDGGASKGDVIEKDITLAITERVARQLKRLGAEVVMTRTTDEDVLAEHAPNEQFSTLRERKKQDIFLRETIVQEQQPDLFITIHANAIPNSKWRGAQVFYHKEGDANSELLAKTIQESIREHLQNTDREALSIKEIYLLKKAQVPAVLVETGFLSNDEERALLTDPGYQEKMALAIARGIENYYFMELQ
- a CDS encoding TetR/AcrR family transcriptional regulator, translated to MTQAKADPRVLRTRKLIIDSFIELSGKKEFKDITIKDITAEAMINRATFYYHFEDIYDLLEKVLSEVLLVNLDYDFYKRNELNEEVFVNIFQAITNFQKSLSNRCHRGYEDTIARIIREQLEIIFYKMLVRQQTKKETEALKITAVILSWGIYGASVEWRRADENVSPEEFIKSAIPYILSGIDFGTTN
- a CDS encoding DsbA family protein, whose protein sequence is MKNNIVCDLKTGVCGVAGEEEIEVIDFNQPQKLINLYYVTDPICSHCWAIEPELRRFVEQYGHYFNLHTVMGGLLEKWHDGPIDPANGIHKPADVAGHWREVGEFSRMPIDGSLMLDNPVQSSYPPSRVFKIIQKQHSDAMAFTFLRRAREALFAFNQNISDSSVLTEIINKLGLNGEAIVNEAELPVGQQLLNEDFALTRSLGARGFPTVIMMNEENKGVRIVGGRPLHYYIDGLKQVLNSEQLKPKQRPSFANLLQKEKLLFSKEIEVMYDVEQSDIISFIEKELAPDQYKVNEILGEFYFTATN
- a CDS encoding ABC transporter ATP-binding protein; amino-acid sequence: MSLHIKQLHHSFGEKKILSAISFTAQDGEFVSILGPSGSGKSTLFHLIGGVLKPEQGQIMLNDCDITSESGNMSYMPQSPSLFPWRTVLQNAMLGSELAGKADEAQAVELLQKANLGEMVNAYPHQLSGGMKQRVAFIRALLSPQSLICLDEPFSALDSFTKKEMQQWLLNMWEAYDKSILFITHDIEEALFLSDKIIILSTNPATVKASIKIPFKRPRDEQLYLSDEFLKWRKKIVEVLKG
- a CDS encoding ABC transporter permease is translated as MRIENMWKPVLALLIAITLWEIAVKLLQIEVWVLPAPSVIAKEMFIVFPAIFPHMLATIKLVFIGFSSAIVLGISVATMLHILPTAREIVMPFLVISQNIPTIVLAPLLMIWFGLGDFPKYLIIATTAFFPIAIATLDGFRQTERDLMHYMQMMGATKKQIFLRLQLPDAIPSIFSGIKIAATYSVMTAVVAEWLGAQKGIGVFMTLSASSYRTPRVFVAIVITIILSLAFFGLFLALEKWFTRWKRNEGVQ
- a CDS encoding ABC transporter substrate-binding protein → MRIVLKYLALLSLVFLLTGCQTKEGNEKVQLFLDWTPNTNHTGIYVAKEKGFFEEVGLDVEIMLPGEVCAEQIVGSGKGQFGISFQNQVTQARSEDLPIVSIAAIIQKNTGGYYTPKAKGIKTPKDFEGHKYGAYGSELEKASLQAVMNKEGGDASKIETVQVGNTDYFVALERDIDFVSIFYAWTGIEGEIRDADMHFIKTTDFAPELDTYSPLIITNDKMIEDNPDTVQAFINAVYKGYEFAIDNPQKSADILIAAEPDLQPELVRRSQEWLSPHYKEGAEAWGVQEASRWENFAEFMVKHQIIGEVDIQQAFTNEFIANAMK
- the tenA gene encoding thiaminase II, with the translated sequence MKFTDELRLATKESWEKSLNHPFVQGIVKGDLPFEIFKNYILQDIYYLNHYAKIHALAAAQAEDFAITAFLAEKARNTAQAELGVHEAHAKILNITEEDMESFKPAPTAYGYTSHLYRSTMYGNLAYIISAMLPCYWLYADIGKAYEHANPETEIYRNWLATYASDWFQEATQAQIDLLNSLVEDMNEKEKEKVKEQFIIAKEYELAFWEMSYTFEKWLSQRDEKVKS
- a CDS encoding dihydropteridine reductase; this encodes MQIYWTKINKIIEETPEVKTYMLDLPEGFTWEEGSHTHFALKGFNAGEKPNRALIRHMSISTLPHENSIGITTRIKEQCSEFKSILKNIEIGTEVAIFKTHSNVPLKRDNKNIYLLSSGVGLATFRPLVLDYLERADNVNQIHSLNIDSTKGFLFPNIFESAPAKKFIAQFVDNRKDYYEEVKNLAADKEGLFYVVGSDEFLAQNIEILREQGIQPEQIMLDKHAQQRAEFLSLDLPV